Proteins co-encoded in one Cynocephalus volans isolate mCynVol1 chromosome 11, mCynVol1.pri, whole genome shotgun sequence genomic window:
- the GPX1 gene encoding glutathione peroxidase 1 — MCATRLAAVAQSSVHAFSARPLAGGEPVSLGSLQGKVLLIENVASLUGTTVRDYTQMNELQRRLGPRGLVVLGFPCNQFGHQENAKNEEILSSLKYVRPGGGFEPNFTLFEKCEVNGANAHPLFAFLREALPVPSDDSTTFMTDPKFITWSPVCRNDVAWNFEKFLVGPDGVPVRRYSRRFQTIDIEPDIETLLSQGPTCA, encoded by the exons ATGTGTGCCACTCGGCTAGCGGCTGTGGCCCAGTCCTCCGTGCACGCCTTCTCGGCGCGCCCGCTGGCAGGCGGGGAGCCTGTAAGTCTGGGCTCCTTGCAAGGCAAGGTGCTGCTCATCGAGAATGTGGCGTCCCTCTGAGGCACCACGGTCCGGGACTACACCCAAATGAACGAGCTGCAGCGGCGCCTCGGGCCCCGGGGCCTTGTCGTGCTCGGCTTCCCGTGCAACCAGTTTGGACATCAG GAGAACGCCAAGAACGAAGAGATTCTGAGCTCCCTTAAGTACGTCCGACCCGGCGGCGGGTTCGAGCCCAACTTTACGCTCTTTGAGAAGTGCGAGGTGAATGGCGCGAATGCGCACCCGCTCTTCGCCTTCCTGCGGGAGGCCCTGCCGGTGCCAAGTGACGATAGCACTACGTTCATGACCGACCCCAAGTTCATCACCTGGTCTCCGGTGTGCCGCAACGACGTTGCCTGGAACTTTGAGAAGTTCCTGGTTGGCCCTGATGGTGTGCCTGTGCGCAGGTACAGCCGCCGCTTTCAGACCATCGACATCGAGCCCGACATTGAAACCCTGCTGTCTCAGGGGCCCACCTGTGCCTAG